Proteins encoded within one genomic window of Terriglobus sp. TAA 43:
- a CDS encoding TIGR03435 family protein — protein MRPLAFALLAFSVVSLPPARLRAAAVQAAAAKTNIDDTWQGTLHAEKDLRTVVKISKDADGKLKTQFFSIDQGGRPIPVDGTTFQDGQLVLKIDAIDGLYTGTLSPDGTTITGQWKQGDKPLPLILVRVTSDTAWAIPEPPKPVAPMAADANPSWDVATIKPAPPDEKGKGFGGPPRHFRTFNTTLNDMIAFAYNVNPKQIVGGPAWMETDKFDIVTGEPDVPGAPTGTQVKAMLQKLMAQRFGLKFHEGKQQMSAYVLTVAKDGVKMTKTDGDEHSGGGFQFTKLGHLIMRNQTMDDICHGFQGAVFDRPVVNHTGLQGRYNGTLTWTPDETQFAVFNVKIVPDESPDAPPPIFTAIQQQSGLKLDAEKTAVDVMILDHVEKPSEN, from the coding sequence ATGCGTCCCCTTGCTTTTGCCTTGCTTGCCTTCAGTGTGGTCAGCCTCCCGCCTGCGCGGCTACGTGCCGCCGCCGTACAGGCTGCTGCGGCAAAGACCAACATTGACGACACCTGGCAGGGCACGCTGCACGCGGAAAAAGACCTCCGCACCGTCGTCAAGATCAGCAAAGATGCAGACGGCAAGTTGAAGACGCAGTTCTTCAGCATTGACCAGGGCGGACGCCCCATTCCCGTGGACGGCACGACGTTTCAGGACGGTCAACTTGTTCTAAAGATCGATGCGATTGATGGCCTATACACCGGCACTCTGTCGCCGGACGGAACCACCATCACCGGCCAGTGGAAGCAAGGCGATAAGCCTCTGCCGTTGATTCTCGTGCGCGTTACTTCGGACACAGCATGGGCTATCCCTGAACCACCCAAGCCCGTAGCGCCCATGGCTGCAGACGCGAATCCGTCGTGGGATGTCGCTACGATTAAGCCCGCTCCGCCGGACGAAAAAGGCAAAGGCTTCGGCGGTCCGCCGCGTCACTTCCGGACCTTTAACACCACGCTCAACGACATGATCGCCTTCGCCTACAACGTGAACCCGAAGCAGATCGTGGGCGGTCCCGCATGGATGGAGACCGACAAATTCGACATCGTTACCGGTGAGCCAGATGTCCCCGGTGCTCCCACCGGAACGCAGGTAAAAGCCATGCTGCAAAAGCTGATGGCGCAACGCTTCGGCCTGAAGTTCCATGAAGGCAAGCAGCAGATGTCAGCCTACGTCCTCACCGTCGCAAAAGACGGCGTCAAGATGACGAAGACCGACGGTGATGAACATAGCGGTGGCGGTTTCCAGTTCACCAAGCTTGGTCATCTCATCATGCGCAATCAAACCATGGACGACATCTGCCACGGCTTCCAGGGTGCGGTGTTTGATCGCCCCGTGGTGAACCACACAGGATTGCAGGGCCGTTACAACGGCACGCTCACATGGACGCCCGACGAAACGCAGTTCGCTGTCTTCAATGTAAAAATTGTGCCGGACGAATCTCCGGATGCGCCGCCGCCTATCTTCACTGCTATCCAGCAGCAGAGCGGCTTGAAGCTCGACGCGGAAAAGACCGCCGTTGATGTCATGATCCTCGACCACGTCGAAAAACCAAGCGAGAACTGA
- the sseA gene encoding 3-mercaptopyruvate sulfurtransferase, producing MALKVNPVAANLRFMNLIVNTQWVADRLGDKKLVLVDATMPPVGVTPPVDTRGRYVAEHLPGAVFFSIDDLSDHSSALPHTLPSAESFGASMQALGIGKDDTIVVYEQVGVFSAPRAMWMLRSFGATDVHLLDGGLDAWKAAALPTESGEVARERASFAAELKPGVMTTFAELQGKIAGVEQILDARAQGRFDGTAPEPRAGLSSGHMPGAVNAPFMELAVNGKIKSPEELREYFAAKGVDLSQPCTTTCGSGVTAAVVSLALELAGAEKLSLYDGSWAEYASRPEAVIVKS from the coding sequence ATGGCGCTGAAGGTCAACCCGGTGGCTGCTAACCTGAGATTTATGAACCTGATTGTGAATACGCAGTGGGTAGCGGATCGGCTGGGCGACAAGAAGCTGGTTCTGGTGGATGCGACGATGCCTCCGGTGGGTGTGACGCCTCCGGTAGACACGCGTGGGCGCTATGTGGCGGAGCATCTGCCGGGTGCTGTTTTCTTTTCGATTGATGACCTTAGCGACCATTCCTCGGCGCTACCGCATACTCTGCCCTCCGCCGAGAGCTTTGGCGCGAGCATGCAGGCGCTGGGCATTGGGAAGGACGACACCATCGTTGTCTACGAGCAGGTGGGGGTGTTCTCTGCCCCGCGTGCGATGTGGATGCTGCGCAGCTTCGGCGCGACGGATGTGCACCTGCTGGATGGCGGTCTGGACGCCTGGAAGGCTGCCGCTTTGCCCACGGAGAGCGGTGAGGTCGCGCGGGAGCGTGCGTCGTTTGCGGCGGAGTTGAAGCCGGGAGTGATGACTACGTTTGCGGAGTTGCAAGGAAAGATTGCTGGCGTCGAGCAGATTCTGGATGCGAGAGCGCAGGGTCGGTTTGATGGCACGGCACCGGAGCCCCGTGCTGGCTTGTCGTCGGGGCATATGCCGGGTGCTGTGAATGCTCCGTTTATGGAGCTGGCGGTGAATGGGAAGATCAAGTCGCCGGAGGAACTGCGGGAGTACTTTGCGGCTAAGGGTGTTGATCTTTCGCAGCCTTGCACGACGACGTGTGGTTCGGGTGTGACGGCGGCGGTGGTTTCGCTGGCGCTGGAGTTAGCCGGGGCTGAGAAGTTGAGTTTGTATGACGGTTCGTGGGCGGAGTATGCTTCGCGGCCGGAAGCGGTGATTGTTAAGAGTTAG
- a CDS encoding VWA domain-containing protein: MKSLVLIATLALATSAVSQQIGTNQPQGQDGSYTLSVKSQLVTEAVVIKDKSGKFIPNLTANDFTVTEDGTPQKIRVFEHESLPVDAEPLPKQDPNDEQVKIYKKLARTSFQQSAQYKDKRLIAMYFDMTAMRPDDQLRALQSAEKFIRTQMTSADLVSILRYQGGSVDVLQDFSQDRNKMLSILETMIVGEGQGNDESVSDDSSADTGAAFGQDSGEFNIFNTDRQLSALQTAATMLGAMNEKKILLYFASGLRLNGNDNQAQLHATVETAVKSGVSFWPIDARGLVASAPLGDASQASPGGQGMYSGASATAVNDRFQQSQDTLYALAADTGGKSFFDNNDLNAGIVRAQKAITDYYLIGYYTTNTSLNGAFRKIKITVADSLNASLDYRKGYYANKEFGKFNGTEKERQLEDALMLGDPITELTIAMELNYFQLNRAEYFVPLTVKIPGRELALAKKFGSEHTVIDFVCEIKDEIGGNTVTNLRDNVDVKISDATAAELAKRPIEYSTGFTLLPGRYSIKFLARDDETGRIGTYQSSFIIPNLNKETKKLPISSVILSNQRVDTKSALFNTMKGKDQAKADAVNPLMSAEGKLIPSVTRVFRTDRDLEILLQAYQGAPAAPATAPATPGAAAPAASARGPLVAYVSIFRDGKKAMETQAVKAEPIAESRLGTTPIRMKVPLTNLTAGEYDIQVTVLDPAGNRIATWRGPMAIAR; the protein is encoded by the coding sequence ATGAAATCTCTCGTACTCATCGCAACCCTCGCGCTCGCAACCTCGGCCGTATCGCAGCAGATTGGCACCAATCAGCCGCAGGGACAGGACGGCTCATACACGCTTAGCGTCAAGTCACAACTCGTGACTGAAGCTGTCGTTATCAAGGACAAGAGCGGCAAGTTCATCCCCAACCTCACCGCCAACGACTTCACCGTAACGGAAGACGGCACACCGCAGAAGATCCGCGTCTTCGAGCATGAATCGTTGCCCGTCGACGCCGAGCCGCTGCCCAAGCAGGACCCCAACGACGAACAGGTCAAGATCTACAAAAAGCTCGCGCGCACGTCGTTTCAGCAGTCTGCGCAGTACAAGGACAAGCGCCTCATCGCCATGTATTTCGACATGACGGCCATGCGTCCTGACGATCAGTTACGCGCATTGCAGTCTGCGGAAAAATTCATCCGCACCCAGATGACCTCTGCCGATCTCGTCTCCATCCTGCGTTATCAGGGCGGCTCCGTCGACGTTCTGCAGGACTTCTCGCAGGATCGCAACAAGATGCTCTCCATCCTCGAAACCATGATCGTGGGCGAAGGGCAGGGCAATGACGAATCCGTCAGCGACGACAGCAGCGCAGACACAGGCGCAGCCTTCGGTCAGGACTCCGGCGAGTTCAACATCTTCAACACCGACCGTCAGCTCTCCGCGTTGCAAACAGCAGCCACCATGCTCGGCGCCATGAACGAGAAGAAGATTCTTCTCTACTTCGCCAGCGGCCTTCGTCTCAATGGCAACGACAATCAGGCGCAGCTCCACGCAACCGTTGAAACTGCCGTGAAATCCGGTGTTTCCTTCTGGCCCATCGACGCACGTGGTCTCGTCGCCAGCGCACCGCTCGGTGATGCATCGCAAGCCTCACCCGGCGGTCAGGGCATGTATAGCGGCGCATCTGCAACCGCCGTCAACGATCGCTTCCAGCAGTCGCAGGACACGCTCTACGCGCTCGCTGCAGACACCGGCGGCAAATCCTTCTTTGACAACAACGATCTCAACGCAGGCATCGTTCGCGCGCAGAAGGCCATCACCGACTACTACCTCATCGGCTACTACACAACGAACACCTCGCTCAACGGCGCATTCCGCAAGATCAAGATCACCGTTGCCGATTCGCTCAATGCCTCGCTCGACTATCGCAAAGGCTACTACGCGAACAAGGAATTCGGTAAGTTCAACGGCACCGAAAAAGAGCGTCAGTTAGAAGACGCGCTCATGCTCGGCGACCCCATCACCGAACTCACCATCGCGATGGAGTTGAATTACTTCCAGCTCAATCGTGCAGAGTACTTCGTTCCGCTCACGGTCAAGATCCCCGGCCGCGAGCTCGCACTCGCAAAGAAGTTCGGCAGTGAACACACCGTCATCGACTTCGTCTGCGAAATCAAAGATGAAATCGGCGGCAACACTGTCACCAATCTGCGCGACAACGTCGACGTAAAGATCAGTGACGCTACCGCTGCAGAACTCGCCAAGCGTCCCATTGAATACAGCACTGGCTTCACGCTGCTGCCGGGTCGCTACAGCATCAAGTTCCTCGCACGCGACGACGAAACGGGCCGCATTGGCACCTACCAGAGCAGCTTCATCATTCCGAACCTGAACAAGGAAACGAAGAAGCTGCCCATCAGCTCTGTCATCCTCAGCAACCAGCGCGTCGACACCAAATCCGCACTCTTCAACACCATGAAGGGTAAGGATCAGGCCAAGGCCGACGCGGTGAATCCGCTGATGAGCGCCGAAGGCAAACTCATCCCATCGGTCACACGCGTCTTCCGCACAGACCGCGACCTTGAGATCCTGCTGCAGGCGTATCAGGGCGCACCGGCAGCACCTGCAACGGCTCCAGCCACACCCGGCGCTGCGGCTCCTGCAGCTTCAGCTCGCGGACCCCTGGTGGCATACGTCTCCATCTTCCGCGATGGCAAGAAAGCAATGGAAACGCAGGCAGTCAAGGCCGAACCCATCGCCGAAAGCCGCCTCGGAACCACACCCATCCGCATGAAGGTGCCGCTCACAAACCTTACCGCAGGCGAGTACGACATCCAGGTCACCGTCCTCGACCCTGCAGGCAACCGCATCGCCACATGGCGAGGCCCCATGGCCATCGCACGCTAA
- the leuS gene encoding leucine--tRNA ligase, which yields MSSEQIVEQTTAPEEPKRYQPNEIEPRLQAVWDADPSLYAADPIATSKKPKYYVLEMLPYPSGKLHMGHVRNYSIGDALARYQWMNGFNVLHPMGWDSFGLPAENAAIKNNTAPREWTLSNIAEMRKQMQRMGLSYDWSREVTTCLPEYYRWNQWLFLEMLKRDLAFRRKSKVNWCPNCNTVLANEQVIAGCCWRHEDTLVEQRDLTQWFFRITNYADELLDGLDNLEGWPEKVRVMQRNWIGRSEGAEVTFAVDQCTDNMTITVFTTRIDTIFGASSLQLAPDHPIVQHWAGGDAELSVEVDKMLAEQKTARDTDMLGELPKHGVPTGRFVINPFTGEKLPVWIANYVLSGYGTGAVMSVPAHDERDFEFATKYGLPIKRVIAPNLDTDDLPLPYTDKAESVLIDSGEWTGEAVLEAQDKMSSFAEKNGFGKKTTTYRLKDWGVSRQRYWGTPIPVVYCDKCGMQPVPENQLPVLLPENVDLAVVDGSPLSRAEDFVNTTCPNCDGPARRETDTMDTFVDSSWYFYRYTDARNNTAPFASEAANYWFPIDQYIGGVEHAILHLIYSRYWTKVMRDIGLIKNSEPATRLFTQGMVIKNGAKMSKSKGNVVSPDDMIAKYGADATRMYALFAAPPDRDLEWQEEGVAGVYRFLSRVHRLTTKYAALHRATEHTQTLEGLSVDGQHLLRTLHQTIAKITLDFSGRWHFNTCIASVMMLVNEISASEAKMDNGDISPATIREVFRGLVLLLAPFAPFLSQELWTELGHTGIVFRQPWPIADAELAREDEIEIPVQVNGKLVNVIKVDAAADADTIKAAAKADEKVAARIAGKTIVKEIFVPGKMVNLVVKG from the coding sequence ATGTCTTCCGAACAGATCGTCGAACAGACCACCGCGCCCGAAGAGCCGAAGCGCTACCAGCCCAACGAGATTGAGCCGCGCCTGCAGGCCGTCTGGGATGCTGACCCATCGCTGTACGCCGCAGACCCCATCGCCACCAGCAAAAAACCGAAGTATTACGTGCTGGAAATGCTCCCGTACCCTTCCGGCAAGCTGCACATGGGCCACGTCCGCAACTACTCCATCGGCGACGCCCTCGCACGCTACCAGTGGATGAACGGCTTCAACGTCCTGCACCCCATGGGCTGGGACAGCTTCGGTCTGCCTGCTGAAAACGCAGCCATCAAGAACAACACAGCCCCGCGCGAATGGACGCTGAGCAACATCGCGGAAATGCGCAAGCAGATGCAGCGCATGGGCCTGTCGTATGACTGGTCGCGCGAAGTCACCACCTGCCTGCCCGAGTACTATCGCTGGAACCAGTGGCTCTTCCTGGAAATGCTGAAGCGCGACCTCGCCTTCCGCCGCAAGAGCAAGGTCAACTGGTGCCCCAACTGCAACACCGTGCTCGCCAACGAGCAGGTCATCGCAGGCTGCTGCTGGCGCCATGAAGACACGCTGGTTGAACAGCGCGACCTCACGCAGTGGTTCTTCCGCATCACCAACTATGCAGACGAACTGCTCGACGGCCTCGACAATCTCGAAGGCTGGCCGGAGAAGGTGCGCGTTATGCAGCGCAACTGGATCGGCCGCAGCGAAGGTGCTGAAGTCACGTTTGCCGTCGATCAATGCACGGACAACATGACCATAACGGTCTTCACCACGCGCATTGACACCATCTTCGGCGCGTCATCCTTGCAGCTTGCACCGGATCATCCCATCGTCCAGCACTGGGCTGGTGGGGACGCGGAGCTGTCCGTCGAAGTCGACAAGATGCTCGCCGAGCAGAAGACCGCACGCGACACCGACATGCTGGGCGAACTGCCAAAGCACGGCGTCCCCACAGGCCGTTTCGTCATCAACCCCTTCACGGGCGAGAAGCTGCCGGTGTGGATCGCCAACTACGTGCTCTCCGGTTACGGCACCGGCGCAGTCATGAGCGTGCCCGCGCACGACGAACGCGACTTCGAGTTCGCAACGAAGTACGGCCTGCCCATTAAGCGAGTCATCGCGCCCAACCTCGACACCGACGACCTGCCTTTGCCCTACACCGACAAGGCAGAATCTGTGTTGATCGACAGCGGCGAATGGACCGGCGAAGCCGTGCTCGAAGCGCAGGACAAGATGTCGTCCTTCGCAGAGAAGAACGGCTTCGGCAAAAAGACCACCACCTATCGCCTGAAGGACTGGGGCGTCTCGCGCCAGCGTTACTGGGGCACACCCATCCCTGTCGTCTACTGCGACAAGTGCGGCATGCAGCCAGTGCCGGAAAATCAGTTGCCCGTACTGTTGCCAGAGAACGTTGACCTCGCAGTCGTCGATGGCTCACCGCTCTCGCGTGCAGAAGACTTCGTCAATACGACGTGTCCGAACTGCGACGGTCCCGCGCGTCGCGAGACAGACACCATGGACACCTTCGTCGATTCGTCCTGGTACTTCTATCGCTATACCGACGCGCGCAACAACACCGCGCCCTTCGCTAGCGAAGCCGCAAATTACTGGTTCCCCATCGACCAGTACATCGGCGGCGTCGAACACGCGATCCTGCACCTGATCTACTCGCGCTACTGGACGAAGGTCATGCGCGACATCGGTCTCATCAAGAACAGCGAGCCCGCAACGCGCCTGTTCACGCAGGGCATGGTCATCAAGAACGGCGCGAAGATGTCCAAGTCCAAGGGCAACGTCGTCTCGCCCGACGACATGATCGCGAAGTACGGCGCAGACGCAACGCGTATGTACGCCTTGTTCGCTGCACCGCCAGACCGCGATCTGGAGTGGCAGGAAGAAGGTGTCGCTGGCGTCTATCGCTTCCTCTCGCGCGTGCATCGCCTCACCACCAAGTACGCCGCGCTGCATCGCGCAACAGAACACACGCAGACCCTCGAAGGCCTGAGCGTCGACGGTCAGCACCTCCTGCGCACATTGCACCAAACCATCGCGAAGATCACGTTGGACTTCAGCGGTCGCTGGCACTTCAACACCTGCATCGCTTCCGTGATGATGCTGGTGAATGAAATCTCCGCCAGCGAAGCGAAGATGGACAACGGCGACATCTCGCCCGCAACCATCCGCGAAGTCTTCCGCGGCCTCGTGCTGTTGCTCGCACCGTTCGCTCCGTTCCTCTCGCAGGAACTGTGGACAGAGCTCGGTCACACCGGCATCGTCTTCCGTCAGCCCTGGCCCATCGCAGATGCAGAGCTCGCGCGCGAAGATGAAATCGAAATCCCCGTGCAGGTCAACGGCAAACTCGTCAACGTCATCAAGGTTGACGCAGCCGCTGACGCAGACACTATCAAGGCCGCGGCAAAGGCCGATGAGAAGGTGGCAGCACGCATTGCAGGCAAGACCATCGTCAAGGAGATCTTTGTCCCCGGCAAGATGGTCAACCTCGTTGTGAAGGGATAG
- a CDS encoding TonB-dependent receptor: MIRALSIQSKARPSAAALLFLSAVTASAAEHHGRVLTNGLPLPGVTVTATQGDKKLVATTDAQGIFQFPTIDSGQWHLHMEMQGFRAVDATVTIPEITPAAPVELQMMPLAEVLASAKAMLPNAPAPVVTATVEKPVAKGKAKDAGDTSAPPPPPSDSAASAEPDKSADGMLINGSENNAATSKYSLAQAFGSRRAGSKKLYTGSAGFQLSASPFDAKQYSVTGLQLPKPSYTQFTGLAAIGGPIRIPHLFYNGPNFFVLYQWTRDNNASTIPGLVPTTDQRNGIVAGTIVNPATGLPVVGPVPISQQAAALLALYPLPNITGNTSYNYQTQVVNGTHADAMQMRLDKSIGRRDSFFGGFAFRNLRSDTANLFQFRDTTKTFGIDTNVHWQHRFPHQLFVDTSYRFSRLRTDITPFFANRVNISGNAGITGNNQDPTNWGPPALSFSSGIAGLTDGISAFDRNRTDAVSVEATWTHRRHTVTFGGDYRRQQFNQLAQSNPRGNFTFTGAASGNDFADFLLGVPSASRVAYGNADKYFRQSVTGLFVTDDWRIKPELTLTTGIRWDYGSPNTELKGRLVNLDVLPGFTNAQPVLGYSPVGPLTGEHYPSSLVRPDFRKFQPRFAFAWRPLPAQPLVIRGGYGIYADTSVYLNAAESMSQQSPLSTSLNVSRSATCPLTMANGFINCAGTTSNTFAIDPNFRTGYAQIWKLSVQQDLPGSIVLTGTYLGSKGTHVPQEFLPNTYAPGGTATCASCPRGFVYRTSYANAIRHSGEVQLRRRLRSGFTATLDYVFAHSIDNAAFLGGGGTNATAVSSALTAYNTPPESVAQDWLNLRAERSRSSFDQRHLLKFTLQYTSGMGMGGGTLMTGWRGKLLKQWTIASEFAAGSGLPQTPIVVSTIPGTGFTNILRPNRTGADVYAAPTGYHLNSAAYATPSNGQFGNAGRYSIEGPNSVTLDTSLARVFKFRDPYSFELRVDSTNILNHVVYTGWVTTLPATTFGLPAAARDMRQFQLSGRLRF; this comes from the coding sequence TTGATCCGAGCATTGTCCATTCAATCGAAGGCGCGCCCTTCCGCAGCAGCGCTGCTATTTCTCTCCGCAGTGACGGCCTCTGCCGCAGAGCATCACGGACGCGTACTCACCAACGGCCTGCCGTTGCCCGGTGTCACGGTCACGGCCACGCAGGGCGACAAGAAGCTCGTCGCCACCACCGACGCACAGGGCATCTTCCAATTCCCAACGATTGATTCGGGACAGTGGCACCTCCACATGGAGATGCAGGGCTTCCGCGCTGTCGACGCGACCGTGACCATCCCGGAGATAACGCCTGCTGCGCCGGTGGAGTTGCAGATGATGCCGCTTGCAGAAGTGCTTGCTTCCGCAAAGGCCATGCTGCCCAACGCGCCTGCGCCGGTCGTTACCGCCACAGTGGAAAAGCCCGTAGCGAAAGGAAAGGCGAAGGACGCTGGTGATACCTCGGCTCCGCCGCCACCGCCATCTGACTCGGCCGCTTCGGCAGAGCCAGATAAGAGTGCCGACGGCATGCTCATCAACGGCAGCGAGAACAACGCCGCCACCAGCAAGTATTCGCTTGCACAGGCCTTCGGTTCGCGTCGCGCCGGCAGCAAGAAGCTATATACCGGCAGCGCTGGCTTCCAGCTCAGTGCATCGCCTTTCGATGCCAAGCAGTACTCCGTGACCGGCCTACAACTGCCCAAGCCGTCGTACACGCAGTTCACCGGCCTCGCTGCCATTGGCGGCCCCATCCGCATCCCGCATCTCTTCTACAACGGGCCAAACTTCTTCGTCCTCTATCAGTGGACGCGCGATAACAACGCCAGCACCATTCCCGGTCTTGTACCCACAACGGATCAACGCAATGGCATCGTTGCCGGTACCATCGTGAATCCAGCCACTGGTCTTCCCGTCGTTGGGCCGGTGCCCATCAGCCAGCAGGCTGCGGCACTGCTCGCGCTGTATCCGTTACCCAACATCACCGGCAACACCAGTTACAACTACCAGACACAGGTCGTAAACGGCACGCACGCGGACGCAATGCAAATGCGCCTGGATAAATCCATCGGTCGCCGAGATTCGTTCTTTGGTGGATTTGCCTTCCGCAATCTGCGTTCGGACACTGCAAATCTCTTCCAGTTCCGTGACACCACCAAGACCTTTGGCATCGACACCAACGTGCACTGGCAGCATCGCTTCCCGCACCAGTTGTTCGTCGATACCAGCTATCGCTTCTCGCGTCTGCGCACGGACATCACGCCGTTCTTCGCGAACCGCGTCAACATCAGCGGCAACGCAGGCATCACGGGCAACAATCAGGACCCCACGAACTGGGGCCCGCCAGCGCTTAGCTTCTCCAGCGGCATCGCCGGGCTTACCGACGGCATCAGCGCTTTTGACCGCAATCGAACCGATGCCGTCTCCGTCGAAGCGACGTGGACGCATCGCCGTCACACCGTCACTTTCGGTGGCGACTACCGCCGGCAGCAGTTCAACCAGCTCGCACAGTCCAACCCGCGCGGCAACTTCACCTTCACCGGCGCCGCATCCGGCAATGACTTCGCAGATTTCCTCCTCGGTGTGCCCTCTGCCAGCAGAGTCGCTTACGGCAACGCGGACAAGTACTTCCGTCAGTCCGTCACTGGTCTCTTCGTCACGGACGACTGGCGCATCAAGCCGGAACTCACGCTCACCACTGGCATTCGCTGGGACTACGGCTCACCCAATACCGAGTTGAAAGGCCGCCTGGTCAATCTCGACGTCCTGCCAGGATTCACCAATGCCCAGCCCGTGCTTGGCTATAGCCCCGTTGGTCCACTCACCGGCGAACACTATCCGTCTTCGCTTGTACGTCCGGACTTCCGCAAATTCCAGCCGCGCTTTGCTTTCGCATGGCGTCCTCTGCCCGCGCAGCCACTTGTTATCCGAGGTGGCTACGGTATTTACGCGGACACGTCTGTCTATCTCAATGCGGCAGAGTCCATGTCGCAACAGTCGCCGCTGTCCACCAGCCTCAACGTCTCCCGCAGCGCCACCTGCCCGCTCACCATGGCGAATGGCTTCATTAACTGCGCCGGAACAACCTCGAACACCTTCGCCATCGATCCCAACTTCCGCACCGGCTATGCGCAGATATGGAAACTGAGTGTGCAGCAGGACCTGCCCGGCTCCATCGTGCTCACCGGAACGTATCTCGGTTCCAAGGGAACGCACGTGCCGCAGGAATTTCTGCCCAACACCTACGCGCCCGGCGGCACCGCTACATGCGCCTCCTGCCCGCGTGGCTTCGTCTACCGTACTTCGTACGCCAACGCCATCCGTCACTCGGGTGAAGTGCAGTTGCGCCGTCGTCTGCGCAGCGGATTCACCGCAACGCTGGATTACGTCTTTGCCCACTCCATCGACAACGCCGCATTCCTCGGCGGTGGCGGCACAAACGCTACGGCAGTCTCATCGGCTCTCACGGCTTACAACACGCCGCCTGAATCCGTTGCGCAGGACTGGTTGAACCTCCGTGCAGAGCGCAGCCGTTCTTCCTTCGATCAGCGTCATCTGTTGAAGTTCACGCTGCAATACACCAGCGGCATGGGCATGGGCGGCGGAACACTCATGACGGGCTGGCGCGGCAAACTGCTCAAGCAGTGGACCATCGCATCCGAGTTCGCTGCGGGCAGCGGCCTGCCACAAACGCCCATCGTTGTGTCCACGATTCCCGGCACAGGCTTTACCAACATCCTTCGCCCGAATCGCACGGGTGCAGATGTTTACGCAGCGCCCACCGGCTACCATCTCAACTCCGCCGCATACGCAACGCCGTCGAACGGCCAGTTCGGCAACGCGGGTCGCTACTCCATCGAAGGCCCCAACTCCGTCACATTGGATACCTCATTGGCACGTGTCTTCAAGTTCCGCGACCCGTACAGCTTCGAACTCCGTGTCGACAGCACCAATATCCTGAACCACGTCGTCTACACGGGCTGGGTCACCACCCTTCCCGCAACCACCTTCGGCCTGCCTGCGGCAGCGAGGGACATGCGACAATTCCAACTCAGCGGGAGGCTTCGCTTCTAA
- a CDS encoding RNA polymerase sigma factor gives MTSACPTTSERQQRLLQLVVDHRNYFLRIAHRILHNEHDAEDVLQNAFYSAWKALDGFREDAQWKTWFTSIVINKALALLRSQKVRLAASIDEDPLLLSEFEMQRADHMETPERALLRNEDHSILLLRMERLPAGTQAVLRMRYFDELSVETIAARRGATPRSVEGHLMRGKKLLRRDAHKTPRQLLRPTPRAYAATAA, from the coding sequence ATGACATCTGCCTGCCCCACCACATCAGAGCGCCAGCAGCGCCTCCTGCAACTCGTCGTGGATCATCGCAATTACTTTCTGCGCATCGCCCACCGCATCCTGCACAACGAGCACGACGCGGAAGACGTCCTGCAGAACGCCTTTTATTCCGCATGGAAAGCGCTCGACGGCTTCCGTGAAGACGCCCAGTGGAAGACATGGTTCACCAGCATCGTCATCAACAAAGCGCTGGCCCTACTGCGTTCGCAGAAGGTGCGTCTCGCCGCGTCCATTGATGAAGACCCGCTGCTGCTCTCGGAGTTTGAAATGCAGCGCGCCGACCACATGGAAACCCCGGAACGCGCACTCCTTCGCAACGAAGACCACAGCATCCTGCTACTGCGCATGGAGCGTCTGCCCGCAGGAACCCAGGCGGTCCTCCGCATGCGCTACTTTGACGAACTCTCGGTCGAAACCATCGCAGCCCGTCGCGGAGCCACGCCACGTAGCGTGGAAGGCCACCTGATGCGCGGCAAGAAACTTCTCCGCCGCGATGCCCACAAAACACCGCGCCAACTCCTGCGTCCCACACCCCGCGCATACGCCGCAACCGCCGCATAA